TTCGGTTTCACGCCTTCCACCCCACCACCGCGTAATCCTGTGGCCCGTAAAATAATTGATTAAACCGCTCAGCCAGTTCAGAGCCGGACAGCCAGTATGATTCGGGGTAAGGGTGCAGATTTAGGACACTGACTCTACATAAGCCCCGGGCTTCAGCAATAAACTTTAGCATTGAACTTGGCAGGGGATTTTTGTGGGTAGGATCTAAGTAAAAATTACAGCTTCCCACCTGAATATTCTCCGGGTTTGGCGTTTCGAAAATAGCAATGCCGCCGGGTTTTAGAACTCTTACAGTTTCATCAAGCAACTGTATTAAAACTTCAAAGGGTA
This is a stretch of genomic DNA from Bacillota bacterium. It encodes these proteins:
- a CDS encoding class I SAM-dependent methyltransferase → RDDIKERQRIYLPYIREAKAGTEERFVLDLGCGRGEWLELLKEEGFIARGVDINAAMVSLCNNLGLEVVQSDVLQYLRDLPGESLGAVTGFHIIEHLPFEVLIQLLDETVRVLKPGGIAIFETPNPENIQVGSCNFYLDPTHKNPLPSSMLKFIAEARGLCRVSVLNLHPYPESYWLSGSELAERFNQLFYGPQDYAVVGWKA